A genomic region of Elaeis guineensis isolate ETL-2024a chromosome 9, EG11, whole genome shotgun sequence contains the following coding sequences:
- the LOC105052110 gene encoding beta-fructofuranosidase, insoluble isoenzyme 1 — MNGTTDPNGPMYYKGIYHLFYQYNPKGAVWGNIVWAHSISIDMMNWIPLEPAIYPSKSFDINGTWSGSATILPGSKPVILYTGIDGAGRQVQNVAFPKDLSDPYLREWTKPDYNPIIFPCGVNASAFRDPTTAWLGPDGIWRVTVGSKREKRGMAYLFRSKDFVRWTKAKHPLHSSKDTGMWECPDFFPVSPEGRLGLDTSARGKGLKHVLKVSLDLTRFEYYTVGKYDYAKDTYVPDNTSPDNSTGLRFDYGNFYASKTFFDPVKHRRILWGWSNESDRAQNETIKGWAGIQTIPRVLWLDSNQRQVVEWPIEELESLRTKQAYIHDKLVKSANYFEVEGIQTSQANVEVTFDVSSLERAENFDPAWTDPQKLCGLKDAEVKGGVGPFGLLVLASAKMEEKTAVFFRVFKAQNKHVVLMCQDPKRSSLVPRVYEPTFAGFVDVDIAKTKRISLRSLIDNSVVESFGAGGKTCITSRVYPTLAIGPNAHLFVFNNGLEDIKVSELKAWEIRTPLMNGD, encoded by the exons ATGAACGGGACGACAGATCCAAATG GACCCATGTATTATAAGGGAATATACCACCTTTTCTATCAATACAATCCCAAGGGCGCGGTGTGGGGCAACATCGTGTGGGCGCACTCGATCTCCATCGATATGATGAACTGGATCCCGCTCGAGCCCGCCATTTACCCCTCCAAGTCCTTCGACATCAACGGGACCTGGTCCGGCTCGGCCACCATTCTCCCGGGCAGCAAGCCGGTCATCCTCTACACGGGCATCGACGGCGCCGGACGCCAGGTCCAAAACGTTGCGTTCCCCAAGGACTTATCCGACCCGTACCTCCGCGAATGGACCAAGCCCGACTACAACCCCATCATCTTCCCCTGCGGTGTGAACGCCAGCGCCTTCCGCGACCCCACGACGGCCTGGCTCGGGCCCGACGGCATTTGGAGGGTCACCGTCGGAAGCAAGCGTGAGAAACGGGGAATGGCGTACTTGTTTAGAAGCAAGGACTTCGTGCGGTGGACCAAGGCCAAGCACCCGTTGCACTCGTCCAAGGACACCGGGATGTGGGAGTGCCCGGACTTCTTCCCCGTGTCGCCGGAGGGAAGGCTGGGGTTGGACACGTCCGCACGTGGGAAGGGGTTGAAGCATGTGCTCAAGGTCAGCTTGGATTTGACCAGGTTCGAGTATTATACGGTGGGAAAGTATGACTATGCTAAGGATACTTATGTGCCGGATAATACGTCGCCGGATAATAGCACCGGGTTGAGGTTTGATTACGGAAATTTTTATGCCTCCAAGACGTTCTTCGATCCAGTGAAACACCGGAGGATTTTGTGGGGGTGGTCGAACGAATCGGATAGAGCTCAGAATGAAACTATTAAAGGTTGGGCCGGGATTCAG ACGATTCCGAGGGTTCTTTGGCTTGATAGCAACCAACGGCAAGTTGTGGAATGGCCAATCGAGGAGCTTGAGAGTCTTAGAACGAAGCAAGCTTATATCCACGACAAGCTAGTCAAAAGTGCAAATTATTTTGAAGTAGAAGGAATACAAACTTCACAGGCTA ACGTAGAGGTAACATTTGACGTGTCAAGCTTGGAAAGAGCCGAGAACTTCGATCCTGCTTGGACTGATCCACAAAAGCTTTGCGGCCTAAAAGACGCAGAAGTCAAAGGCGGAGTTGGGCCCTTCGGGCTCCTGGTTTTGGCTTCTGCAAAGATGGAGGAGAAAACTGCGGTGTTTTTTAGGGTGTTCAAAGCTCAGAATAAGCATGTGGTCCTTATGTGCCAAGATCCCAAAAG GTCTTCTTTAGTGCCACGTGTATATGAACCAACATTCGCTGGCTTCGTCGACGTTGACATAGCGAAAACCAAGAGAATCTCTCTAAGGAGTTTG ATTGATAATTCTGTGGTCGAGAGCTTTGGTGCTGGAGGCAAGACATGCATTACATCGAGAGTTTATCCTACGTTGGCAATAGGACCCAATGCTCATCTCTTTGTTTTCAACAATGGGTTGGAGGATATAAAAGTTTCGGAGTTGAAAGCATGGGAGATCAGGACGCCTCTTATGAATGGAGACTAG